One Candidatus Omnitrophota bacterium DNA window includes the following coding sequences:
- a CDS encoding N-acetyl sugar amidotransferase has product MKYCKRCLMPDTRPGITFQKDGVCSPCHNYGKQRKTDWNKRKKKFEKVCSKYRGKYGNSYDCAIAVSGGKDSHFQVWYMKEVMRMNPVLLAVGNIDWTETGRKNLANLSDTFNCDIISIIPNHNVTRILAKKALIEIGSPTWYGDALIYAYPYRMAMKLGLHLLIYGENVNYTYGGKYNEETPSAKLQSKNDVVKPAWNQWLKDGDLTERDLESAKQPTLEECEGYGLDPIYLSYFVPWDSHRNYELAKRWGFRHLAHEYIREGTVEQYNQIDSIGYLLNQYLKYPKFGHASATEMASRWIRAGIATRKEMIPYVKKHDKILDQGIVDAFLNFTGMKPVEFWRILDKWYNPKLFRQDQWGLWHEKFEVGKGIK; this is encoded by the coding sequence ATGAAATACTGCAAAAGATGTTTGATGCCAGACACGAGGCCGGGGATAACCTTTCAAAAGGACGGTGTTTGCTCGCCGTGCCATAATTATGGCAAACAAAGAAAAACCGACTGGAATAAGCGCAAAAAAAAATTTGAAAAGGTATGCAGTAAGTACAGAGGAAAATACGGGAATAGTTATGATTGCGCGATTGCGGTATCGGGAGGGAAGGATTCTCACTTTCAGGTATGGTATATGAAAGAAGTCATGCGGATGAATCCCGTTCTTCTCGCGGTAGGCAATATAGACTGGACCGAGACCGGAAGAAAAAATCTCGCAAATTTATCCGATACATTCAATTGTGACATTATTTCGATAATACCGAATCATAATGTGACACGCATATTGGCGAAGAAGGCATTGATTGAAATCGGGTCGCCTACATGGTATGGAGATGCGTTGATTTATGCCTACCCTTACAGAATGGCGATGAAATTAGGGCTGCACCTGTTGATTTACGGCGAAAATGTGAATTATACATACGGAGGAAAATACAACGAAGAAACCCCATCGGCAAAATTGCAGTCGAAAAATGATGTAGTGAAACCGGCATGGAACCAATGGCTGAAGGACGGGGATCTGACCGAAAGAGACCTGGAATCAGCCAAACAGCCGACGCTTGAGGAATGTGAAGGGTATGGGCTCGACCCGATATATTTGAGCTATTTTGTACCATGGGACAGCCATCGAAATTATGAACTCGCGAAACGGTGGGGCTTCCGGCATCTTGCTCATGAGTATATAAGAGAAGGGACGGTAGAGCAATATAACCAGATCGACTCGATAGGATATCTGCTGAACCAGTATCTGAAATACCCAAAGTTCGGCCACGCTTCGGCCACCGAAATGGCATCGCGCTGGATCCGCGCAGGAATCGCGACACGCAAGGAAATGATACCTTATGTAAAAAAACACGACAAGATCCTTGATCAGGGTATTGTAGACGCATTCTTGAATTTTACGGGCATGAAGCCTGTTGAATTCTGGAGAATACTTGATAAATGGTACAATCCGAAACTTTTTCGTCAGGATCAATGGGGGCTCTGGCACGAGAAATTTGAAGTCGGAAAGGGGATAAAATAA
- a CDS encoding acylneuraminate cytidylyltransferase family protein: MKIIGLITARGGSKSIPGKNIKILAGKPLIAWTIEAALKCKGLSRVIVSTNDEKIAKVSKRHGAEVPFRRPGELSKNESPHISVVLHAIDWLKKHEACYPDYIMLLQPTSPFRTTEDMENVIKLAKNRNTLAVVSVCEIIKYPYKTHSINKKRSLEYFIPPNDGYMYRQALPELYEQNGAIYLNTCSSLLKQRTFVPKGAVPYIMPQERSLDIDTAWDFHVAELVLKNKKRR, translated from the coding sequence ATGAAGATTATCGGGCTTATTACGGCACGTGGCGGTTCAAAATCCATACCGGGGAAGAACATAAAAATCCTTGCGGGCAAGCCGCTGATTGCATGGACGATAGAGGCGGCGTTGAAATGCAAGGGCTTAAGCCGTGTAATTGTATCTACTAACGACGAGAAAATCGCAAAGGTTTCGAAGCGACACGGCGCCGAAGTGCCGTTCAGGCGCCCCGGAGAACTTTCAAAAAATGAATCCCCACATATCTCAGTCGTGCTCCACGCGATCGATTGGCTGAAAAAACATGAGGCATGTTACCCGGACTATATAATGCTGCTTCAGCCGACATCTCCTTTCAGGACAACCGAAGATATGGAAAATGTCATTAAATTGGCCAAAAATCGTAATACACTCGCTGTTGTCAGTGTCTGTGAAATTATAAAATATCCTTATAAAACACACAGCATAAATAAAAAACGTTCATTGGAATATTTTATTCCTCCGAATGACGGATACATGTACAGGCAGGCGTTGCCGGAATTGTACGAACAAAATGGTGCGATCTATCTGAATACCTGCTCATCACTTCTGAAGCAACGTACTTTTGTGCCCAAGGGTGCGGTACCTTACATTATGCCGCAGGAAAGGTCGCTTGATATCGATACGGCATGGGATTTTCACGTCGCAGAGTTAGTTTTAAAAAATAAGAAAAGGAGATAA
- the neuC gene encoding UDP-N-acetylglucosamine 2-epimerase, with protein MKSKKIIFLTGTRADFGKLKPLMKALEQEKAFETHIFATGMHMLPKYGSTVDEVIKAGFKNIFSYYNQKTGNSMDAILGNTIHGFGDYVSATRPDLIIVHGDRVEALAGAVVGALNNIIVGHIEGGELSGTIDESIRHSISKLAHVHFVSNEEAKKRLLQMGEKKSNIYVIGSPDMDLMDSGYLPALSAVKKHYEIDFKEYALFIYHSVTTNLHDLSDNVRQVTKALASSGKKYIVLYPNNDSGSDIIIRELKLMSKNRNFRIFPSIRFESFLTLLKNCEFIIGNSSSGIREAPYYGIPSINIGNRQSGRFAYKTIINVRESAADITSAINKIPDVPKTPTTHFGDGKSVKRFISILNGSQIWCTEIQKQFCSEYHTDNKGMSGKKYIRR; from the coding sequence ATGAAAAGTAAAAAGATCATTTTTTTAACGGGTACGCGTGCCGATTTCGGCAAACTTAAGCCTTTGATGAAAGCGCTCGAACAGGAAAAGGCATTCGAAACCCATATATTCGCAACCGGCATGCACATGTTGCCTAAATACGGCAGCACTGTAGACGAAGTCATAAAAGCCGGCTTTAAAAATATATTTAGTTATTATAATCAGAAAACCGGCAATTCGATGGATGCCATACTCGGGAATACGATCCATGGCTTCGGTGATTATGTATCCGCGACGAGGCCGGACCTTATAATTGTCCATGGTGACCGCGTGGAGGCGCTTGCAGGTGCTGTTGTCGGAGCATTGAACAATATTATCGTAGGGCACATAGAGGGCGGCGAACTGTCTGGGACTATAGATGAATCAATAAGGCATTCGATATCGAAGCTTGCGCATGTACATTTCGTGTCGAATGAAGAAGCTAAGAAAAGGCTGCTTCAGATGGGCGAGAAGAAGTCAAACATATATGTGATAGGGTCCCCGGACATGGACCTTATGGATTCCGGCTACCTCCCGGCTTTATCGGCGGTCAAGAAGCACTACGAAATTGATTTTAAGGAATACGCGCTATTCATATATCATTCGGTAACTACGAATCTGCATGATTTATCCGATAATGTCCGGCAGGTCACAAAGGCGCTGGCGAGTTCCGGCAAAAAATATATAGTATTATACCCCAATAATGACAGCGGGTCAGATATTATAATAAGAGAACTCAAGCTTATGAGTAAAAACCGAAATTTCAGGATATTTCCTTCGATACGCTTCGAATCATTCCTTACGTTGCTTAAAAATTGTGAATTCATCATCGGCAATTCGAGCTCAGGTATCAGGGAGGCGCCGTATTACGGGATCCCGTCTATAAATATCGGGAACCGGCAAAGCGGGCGATTCGCTTATAAGACTATCATTAACGTCCGCGAGTCGGCAGCGGATATCACATCCGCTATAAATAAGATACCGGATGTCCCGAAGACCCCTACCACGCATTTTGGGGACGGTAAGAGCGTGAAGCGGTTCATTTCTATACTCAATGGATCCCAGATCTGGTGCACGGAAATTCAGAAGCAATTTTGCAGTGAATATCATACGGACAATAAAGGTATGTCCGGCAAAAAATATATTAGGAGATAG
- a CDS encoding N-acetylneuraminate synthase family protein, producing the protein MKPKKPEINIAGRRIGEDYPPLVIAEIGINHEGSVAKARKMVDDAVAAGCECVKFQAHVIEDEMIYNGVVPANAKESIWNIMVRCALSEEGDKELKAYTDKKGMIYLSTPFSREAADRLKRMKVGAYKIGSGECNNYPLVEYIAGFGKPVILSTGMNNINSIRKSVKILEQNKVQYALLHCTSMYPTPPGKIRLGALAELKKHFPNAVLGLSDHSFTIFPCLAAVALGASILERHFTSDKDWPGPDIAISMDPGELRQLITGSRIIHSASGGSKTILKEEQPTIDFAYACVVAIRDIDAGEKLTKENIWVKRPGTGEIKAGHLSALLGKKAKCCIKKNRQLKWEHVYEK; encoded by the coding sequence ATGAAACCAAAAAAACCGGAAATTAATATTGCGGGCCGCAGGATCGGAGAAGATTACCCACCGCTCGTGATAGCCGAGATCGGAATTAATCACGAAGGCAGCGTCGCTAAAGCCAGGAAAATGGTCGACGATGCGGTGGCTGCAGGCTGTGAATGTGTTAAATTTCAGGCGCATGTAATAGAAGATGAAATGATCTATAACGGCGTGGTGCCAGCTAACGCAAAAGAATCGATCTGGAATATCATGGTCAGGTGCGCATTATCGGAAGAAGGGGATAAGGAACTAAAAGCATATACGGATAAAAAAGGTATGATTTATCTGTCTACGCCTTTTTCGCGCGAAGCAGCCGATCGTCTGAAGCGCATGAAGGTAGGCGCTTATAAAATCGGCTCCGGAGAATGCAATAATTATCCGCTTGTAGAATATATTGCCGGTTTCGGGAAGCCCGTGATATTAAGTACGGGCATGAACAATATCAATTCTATCAGAAAAAGCGTGAAAATTCTGGAGCAGAATAAAGTGCAGTATGCTCTCTTACATTGCACATCCATGTATCCCACACCTCCCGGCAAAATAAGGCTTGGCGCGCTGGCCGAACTCAAAAAGCATTTTCCGAATGCTGTGCTCGGGCTATCGGACCACTCATTTACCATATTTCCGTGTTTAGCGGCCGTAGCTTTGGGAGCCAGTATCCTTGAAAGACATTTTACATCCGATAAAGATTGGCCGGGGCCGGATATAGCTATCTCTATGGATCCCGGTGAACTCAGACAATTGATTACAGGCAGCCGTATAATACATTCGGCATCAGGTGGCAGCAAAACTATTTTAAAAGAGGAACAACCAACGATAGATTTTGCGTATGCCTGTGTGGTCGCGATACGTGATATCGATGCAGGAGAAAAACTGACTAAAGAAAACATCTGGGTTAAGCGCCCTGGAACAGGCGAGATAAAAGCAGGGCACTTAAGCGCGCTTCTCGGAAAAAAGGCGAAATGCTGCATTAAGAAGAACAGGCAGTTGAAATGGGAGCATGTCTATGAAAAGTAA
- a CDS encoding radical SAM protein, which translates to MKNGQKLKTLLLEPLSPVKAAWGDVSSLQGHLPPMGVISIYSWLKSKKHDVDFIDMQFGDFVADSLKQYLKKRSYDVVGLSVYTPTADYAFETAKIVKEALPSSKVVMGNIHVTMLPELSMQQCPELDFIIRHEGEHAMDEFLSELSGGNEWSKIAGLVYREGEKIIINEQRPFVMDLDSLPLGFYSDLDLKRYVPHMTQYVVLPNYSVMTQRGCPYSCTYCGASKILGKKIRFYSPERIVEELKILKFEKKARGVYFQDSTFTINREFTMKLMKKMVEADLGLLWSCNTRADCVDPELLKMMYKAGGRQIAIGVESGNQETLDFVNKNITIDEQMRGVRWVREAGFRCLNNFIICLPNENEDMVRRTIRCAKKMKAPISVFWLPVPYPGTGLNESCKRTGGLRKVDKWHDYLSLNFDNPVYVNPNFGLDKMRYWHRRANLEYYLSPAIWWENIRTIRSVCDIRRLMQGGCVIFEMFYKGLVKVFKKIKQGNKNT; encoded by the coding sequence ATGAAAAACGGCCAAAAATTAAAGACATTGTTACTTGAACCATTAAGCCCTGTTAAAGCGGCATGGGGAGACGTGTCATCCTTGCAGGGCCATCTTCCGCCGATGGGTGTTATCTCGATTTATTCCTGGCTCAAGAGCAAGAAGCACGATGTTGATTTTATTGATATGCAGTTCGGCGATTTTGTCGCCGATTCATTGAAACAATACTTAAAGAAGAGATCTTACGATGTTGTCGGATTATCTGTATATACTCCGACCGCGGATTATGCGTTCGAAACGGCAAAAATCGTTAAAGAAGCACTGCCGAGTTCAAAAGTCGTGATGGGCAATATTCATGTAACGATGCTACCGGAACTCAGCATGCAGCAGTGTCCGGAGTTGGATTTTATCATACGCCATGAAGGCGAACATGCGATGGATGAATTTTTGTCGGAACTGTCCGGAGGAAATGAATGGTCAAAGATAGCGGGATTGGTATATCGTGAAGGAGAAAAAATTATTATTAACGAACAGCGCCCGTTTGTCATGGACCTTGACAGCCTGCCGTTAGGTTTTTATTCGGACTTGGACCTCAAACGCTACGTGCCCCATATGACGCAGTATGTGGTGCTCCCGAATTATTCCGTGATGACGCAAAGGGGATGCCCATATAGCTGCACATATTGCGGCGCGTCAAAAATTCTCGGTAAAAAAATACGTTTTTACAGTCCGGAACGCATTGTAGAGGAATTGAAAATTTTAAAATTTGAGAAAAAGGCGCGCGGTGTATATTTCCAGGATTCCACTTTTACTATAAACCGTGAGTTTACGATGAAATTAATGAAAAAGATGGTTGAGGCGGATCTGGGGCTACTATGGTCATGTAATACGCGTGCCGACTGTGTTGACCCGGAGCTACTTAAAATGATGTACAAAGCCGGCGGAAGACAGATCGCCATAGGAGTAGAATCGGGCAATCAGGAGACGCTGGATTTTGTGAATAAAAATATAACTATAGACGAGCAGATGCGCGGTGTTCGATGGGTCCGCGAGGCCGGTTTCCGCTGCCTGAATAATTTCATAATCTGCCTTCCGAATGAGAACGAAGACATGGTCCGCCGCACGATCAGATGCGCGAAAAAGATGAAAGCGCCGATATCGGTATTCTGGCTGCCGGTCCCCTATCCGGGGACAGGATTAAATGAAAGCTGTAAGCGTACCGGAGGGCTGCGCAAGGTCGACAAGTGGCACGATTATCTTTCGTTGAATTTTGATAATCCCGTATATGTGAACCCCAATTTTGGACTTGATAAGATGCGTTATTGGCACAGGCGCGCGAACCTTGAATATTATTTGAGCCCTGCGATATGGTGGGAAAATATCAGGACGATACGTTCTGTTTGTGATATACGCAGGTTAATGCAGGGTGGCTGCGTAATATTCGAAATGTTTTATAAAGGCCTCGTAAAAGTATTTAAAAAAATAAAACAGGGAAATAAAAATACATGA
- a CDS encoding methyltransferase domain-containing protein: MKLSHISMLECMECGGALKLADNRISHASGDFIENGVLQCERCGESYPVIDGIGIFFKNSLLPHFLNDHEKIICDSINFIFKKTVGSLLDESLLTQKASNGLGYQRGVGVKWDKSEFEKDDFNGPSSFREFIRIEPEEYRGRKVVIWCGGTGREAYHVSKNSPGLVIVTEAGDEIYRVKELIDKNIDLLLVRCDILCNPLRSGIADISICDHALQHVIDKRGAFFALANVLVQGGTVAVCVYSYENNFIMTHVVEPLKGIIRQIPLGGRKFISIFPAIFIFLLIKLFYLPVNFLFPERICKKLPLFDHMMLWSKSNFKLIKSSCFSLIKYAPVSYHFSRDEVRKLAEQAGLSIDKLENTYGTTWSMTAKRTKMNLTAGSRQKNSEVFYDFAWQEWRDMVKHSPAPRMRRKKIVSWLSSVSPGSILDVGCGNAELLLDAHRLMPDARLVGADISDAVIASNRVNFPGMSFSKIDLNKEALGDKFDAVICMEVIEHCDDYRAAVKSLASMTGKWLFITVPCGPMFEIDRRVGHKKHFKPKEIEDALKNEGLDVIRLEAWGFPFFNLYKRMINLRPDKIRESFLSGKEYSFSQKILASATYAAFNLCLPKWGFQLFVMAGRK, encoded by the coding sequence ATGAAGCTTTCACATATATCAATGTTGGAATGTATGGAATGCGGCGGCGCCCTTAAGTTGGCTGACAATCGTATTTCACATGCAAGCGGCGACTTTATTGAAAACGGGGTTCTTCAATGCGAGCGTTGTGGCGAGTCCTATCCGGTCATTGACGGCATAGGTATATTTTTTAAAAATTCACTGCTTCCTCATTTTTTGAATGATCATGAAAAAATAATTTGTGATTCGATTAATTTTATTTTTAAGAAAACCGTCGGTAGTTTATTGGATGAATCTTTATTGACACAAAAGGCATCCAATGGTCTTGGTTACCAGCGGGGTGTTGGCGTAAAGTGGGATAAAAGTGAATTTGAAAAAGACGATTTTAACGGGCCTTCAAGCTTTAGGGAATTTATACGGATAGAACCTGAAGAGTACCGGGGCAGGAAAGTCGTTATCTGGTGCGGCGGAACCGGCCGTGAAGCATATCATGTATCAAAAAATAGTCCCGGCCTGGTTATAGTGACTGAAGCGGGCGATGAGATTTACCGAGTCAAAGAGCTCATAGATAAAAATATAGATCTTCTACTGGTCAGGTGTGATATATTGTGTAATCCGTTACGTAGCGGTATAGCCGATATTTCAATATGTGACCATGCGCTGCAACATGTTATTGATAAGCGCGGAGCTTTTTTTGCTCTCGCGAATGTTCTGGTTCAGGGAGGAACCGTCGCGGTATGTGTTTATAGCTATGAGAATAATTTCATTATGACACATGTCGTTGAGCCTCTGAAGGGCATAATTCGTCAGATACCGCTTGGTGGCCGGAAATTTATTTCTATTTTTCCGGCTATTTTTATATTTCTATTGATCAAATTGTTCTATTTGCCGGTGAATTTCCTGTTTCCCGAGCGCATCTGCAAAAAATTGCCGTTATTTGACCATATGATGTTATGGTCAAAAAGCAATTTCAAGCTTATAAAGTCATCCTGTTTCAGCCTGATAAAGTATGCGCCGGTTTCATATCATTTTAGTAGAGACGAAGTACGTAAACTCGCCGAACAGGCCGGATTATCTATCGACAAACTTGAAAATACTTATGGTACGACATGGAGCATGACAGCGAAAAGAACAAAGATGAATTTAACGGCGGGCTCAAGGCAGAAAAACTCCGAGGTGTTTTATGATTTTGCATGGCAAGAGTGGAGAGACATGGTCAAGCATTCTCCGGCGCCGCGCATGAGGAGAAAAAAGATCGTTTCATGGCTTTCTTCGGTATCGCCGGGTAGTATCCTTGACGTTGGCTGCGGAAACGCAGAATTATTGTTGGATGCGCACCGTTTAATGCCGGATGCCAGGCTGGTGGGCGCTGATATCTCTGATGCTGTCATAGCGTCAAACCGTGTTAATTTTCCGGGCATGAGTTTTTCGAAGATAGACCTCAATAAGGAAGCGCTTGGCGACAAATTCGATGCCGTGATATGTATGGAAGTCATAGAGCATTGCGACGATTACCGGGCCGCCGTCAAAAGTTTGGCATCAATGACAGGCAAGTGGCTTTTTATAACTGTTCCGTGCGGCCCTATGTTTGAAATCGACAGGCGAGTAGGGCATAAAAAGCATTTTAAACCGAAAGAGATAGAGGATGCGTTGAAGAACGAAGGCCTTGATGTGATCAGGCTCGAGGCGTGGGGCTTCCCGTTTTTTAATCTGTATAAACGCATGATTAATTTGCGTCCCGATAAAATACGTGAATCTTTTCTTTCTGGAAAAGAATACAGTTTTTCACAGAAGATACTGGCATCGGCCACGTATGCGGCATTTAATCTGTGCCTGCCTAAATGGGGCTTTCAGCTATTTGTAATGGCAGGCCGGAAATAG
- the asnB gene encoding asparagine synthase (glutamine-hydrolyzing), with amino-acid sequence MCGITGIYSYNDSRRSWSQHGLEAMVDRLSYRGPDDKGMHVEPGLFLGHTRLSVLDLTSAGHQPMFTPDKRFVISYNGEIYNFMEIRKELESKGHRFVSNSDTEVLLAAWQEWGWACLGKIDGIFAFALFDRKDKKLFLVRDHFGVKPLFYTDYQGQVFFASELPALFGALNPCPEYNPQDLDVYFTFNYLPAPRSGLKGVYQLPPGCMLTVSDGQPKLSCYWKPEYGACAEPLSSKLTGRFNELLLSAVKRQLISDAPLGLFLSGGLDSYAVALSAVEAGKQPATFTLGFRDRKFSEIPAAEHYARHLKVSNESLVFAWTENAINETLGAMKELLADASCFPVYQLSKFTRAKVTVALAGDGGDELLAGYDTYMAGEITPCMRMLPGMIRRSMRALSRYLPSDNSRYGARMAAERLLDASEECGGRDHATFRRIFSPAMKKRLYDPDFFRDAEKLDPVGEYAELMKEVPSERSYLTARQHADLKFHLPSILAKVDRMSMANGLEVRVPLLNKQLVEFCLNLPDEAKRYRLRGKRILREAIADRAPKESFSRPKAGFLPPVDKWFREAGPMSNIFGDYLSGAKSSVPYLKWDEVNKLWDEHKHGAVNAGFMLLGILQFINWSLQYRRCK; translated from the coding sequence ATGTGTGGAATCACAGGGATCTATTCTTATAATGACAGCCGGAGGAGCTGGTCGCAGCACGGCCTCGAAGCCATGGTTGACCGTCTCTCGTACAGGGGGCCGGATGATAAGGGAATGCACGTGGAGCCGGGTTTATTCCTGGGGCACACGCGTTTGTCCGTGCTTGATCTGACCTCGGCCGGACATCAGCCCATGTTTACTCCGGACAAAAGGTTTGTGATAAGTTATAACGGAGAGATCTATAACTTTATGGAGATTCGTAAGGAGCTCGAATCCAAGGGGCACCGTTTCGTATCAAATTCAGACACGGAGGTACTGCTCGCGGCCTGGCAGGAGTGGGGATGGGCATGCCTGGGAAAGATCGATGGTATTTTTGCTTTTGCCCTGTTTGACAGAAAGGACAAGAAGCTTTTTCTTGTCCGCGACCATTTCGGCGTAAAACCTCTTTTTTATACGGATTATCAGGGCCAGGTATTTTTTGCTTCGGAATTACCGGCGCTTTTCGGCGCATTGAACCCGTGCCCTGAATATAATCCGCAGGATCTCGATGTATATTTTACATTCAACTATCTGCCCGCGCCGAGATCGGGATTGAAGGGTGTATATCAACTTCCGCCCGGGTGCATGTTGACAGTGAGCGACGGACAGCCGAAATTAAGCTGTTATTGGAAGCCGGAATACGGTGCATGTGCGGAGCCGCTGTCATCTAAATTAACAGGCCGCTTCAATGAGTTACTTTTATCGGCAGTAAAACGGCAGCTCATTTCTGACGCGCCGCTAGGACTTTTTCTTTCGGGAGGGCTCGATTCGTATGCCGTAGCGCTGTCTGCCGTGGAGGCCGGAAAGCAACCCGCGACATTCACTCTCGGATTTAGAGATCGTAAGTTCAGCGAGATACCTGCCGCCGAACATTATGCAAGGCACCTTAAGGTGTCGAATGAATCATTGGTTTTTGCGTGGACCGAAAATGCGATAAACGAAACGCTCGGTGCTATGAAAGAACTTCTCGCGGACGCATCCTGTTTTCCGGTGTACCAGCTGTCAAAGTTTACACGCGCGAAAGTAACCGTTGCTCTTGCCGGGGACGGAGGCGATGAATTACTTGCCGGCTATGATACGTACATGGCCGGGGAGATCACGCCTTGTATGAGGATGTTACCCGGAATGATCAGAAGATCGATGAGGGCCTTATCGCGATATTTGCCGTCGGACAACAGCCGTTATGGCGCAAGAATGGCGGCAGAACGCCTTTTAGATGCTTCGGAAGAATGCGGCGGAAGGGATCACGCTACGTTTCGCCGCATCTTTTCTCCGGCTATGAAAAAACGTCTTTATGATCCTGATTTCTTCCGTGATGCGGAAAAACTCGATCCGGTGGGCGAATATGCCGAATTGATGAAAGAGGTGCCGTCCGAAAGGTCTTATCTGACCGCCCGCCAGCATGCCGACCTTAAGTTTCATCTTCCGAGTATTTTGGCAAAAGTGGACAGGATGAGCATGGCCAACGGCCTTGAGGTGCGAGTGCCTCTTCTAAACAAGCAGCTGGTGGAGTTTTGCCTGAACCTCCCGGACGAGGCAAAACGTTATCGGCTCAGGGGTAAGCGGATACTTCGCGAGGCGATCGCGGACAGGGCGCCTAAAGAATCATTTTCGAGGCCAAAGGCGGGGTTTTTACCTCCGGTCGATAAATGGTTCAGGGAAGCCGGGCCGATGAGCAATATTTTCGGGGATTATCTTTCCGGCGCTAAATCGTCGGTACCGTATCTAAAATGGGACGAAGTGAACAAGTTATGGGATGAGCATAAGCACGGGGCCGTTAACGCCGGGTTCATGCTTTTAGGGATACTCCAATTTATCAATTGGAGCCTGCAGTACAGGCGGTGCAAATGA
- a CDS encoding radical SAM protein produces the protein MNFKRIFPVPVNMSLARAFITFVYSIVLTRVLNRPSKRGPLFVTWLVTYDCNMYCKFCSTHGLKKRFPEQVGAERAKEIARQIIDAKTYSVGFTGGEVLLWPHLFDVIKILKERNVIVYIVTNGLLLREKSDEIIKNKVDYIVVSIDSDKPDEHDSIRNSPGLYEKLENAIKYIKSKRKGRRPLIKSTTVVHKGNIHRLGSIDARLKSLADVTSFQPIVGGYIYGPHNKEAEAMEQFMFRPDEQKNVENIFDRLTGKNSEFNNDYFRLIPRYWFNKEQLAREVRCWSPFLRLQILPNGDVFHCTANINYPSMGNINNLSIRQLWNSPEMIRQREEIRLHKNNCICWAQDTSFNILLNRVPCFKMMPSLDLK, from the coding sequence ATGAATTTTAAAAGAATATTTCCCGTACCGGTAAACATGAGCCTGGCGAGGGCCTTCATAACATTTGTCTACAGTATTGTCTTGACTAGGGTACTGAATCGTCCTTCGAAAAGGGGCCCGCTTTTCGTGACATGGCTTGTTACTTATGACTGTAACATGTATTGTAAATTTTGCTCGACTCACGGTTTGAAAAAACGGTTTCCGGAACAGGTCGGCGCTGAGCGCGCCAAAGAGATAGCGCGCCAAATAATCGACGCCAAAACATATTCTGTGGGGTTTACCGGGGGAGAGGTGTTGTTATGGCCGCATCTTTTTGATGTGATCAAGATCCTCAAAGAGCGCAATGTCATAGTGTATATTGTCACGAACGGGCTTTTGCTAAGAGAAAAGTCGGACGAGATCATAAAAAACAAGGTGGATTATATAGTTGTCAGTATCGACAGCGACAAACCCGATGAGCATGATAGCATCAGGAATTCGCCGGGTTTATATGAGAAACTGGAGAACGCGATAAAATATATAAAGTCAAAACGTAAAGGCAGGCGGCCGCTGATCAAGTCCACCACAGTTGTCCATAAAGGTAATATCCATAGGTTGGGCAGTATAGACGCGAGGCTGAAGTCGCTCGCGGATGTCACGAGTTTCCAGCCTATAGTCGGCGGCTATATATATGGGCCGCATAATAAAGAGGCGGAGGCAATGGAGCAATTTATGTTCAGGCCGGATGAACAAAAAAATGTAGAAAATATTTTTGATAGATTAACCGGCAAGAACAGCGAATTCAATAATGATTATTTCAGGCTTATACCGCGTTATTGGTTCAATAAGGAACAACTCGCCAGGGAGGTAAGGTGCTGGTCGCCGTTTTTACGGCTTCAGATATTGCCCAATGGCGACGTGTTTCATTGTACCGCAAATATTAATTATCCAAGCATGGGGAATATCAATAATTTATCAATACGGCAACTATGGAACAGCCCAGAAATGATCCGTCAGCGCGAAGAGATCCGCTTGCATAAAAATAATTGTATCTGTTGGGCGCAGGATACGTCTTTTAATATTTTACTGAACAGGGTGCCATGCTTCAAGATGATGCCCAGCCTGGATTTGAAATGA